ATCAGCTGTTTTTCCCAATGCGAGAAAGGATGTGTTCCGGACGCTCCGATACGTAAACCCTGTTCTCCGGCCAGTACTGAAACTGTATGACGAAGCTGGGAGATTTCCAGTCTTGCCTGTTCTGTGTTTTTACAGATACCGGTACCTACTTCCACCACGGCCTGATGCATCTCGGCTTTTACCTGATCTTTATGGATCTTTTGTGCAGCCTCTACTATTTTCTGGTCATGTGAGGTTAATTCACGGGTGACCGGGTCAATGACCATATACTCTTCTTCTACACCAAGCGTAAATTCATTCATCATCTTGAAACCTCCTTATCGAATTTATTTTTTCTTTGCTGCTGCTTTACCTGTCGCTGCAGGTTTTGTTTTTTGAGCAGATGCCGGACTTTTTGTTGCAGATTTAGTTGCAGGTGGAGTTTTGACAGATGCTGTTTTTGCCGGCGTACTTTTAGCCGTCAGTGATTTTCCGGCAATGGCCGATTTAATATATTCTCCCCAGGTCAGGTTATCCTGTCCGTCGATCTGTGCTTTAGCCCTTTCAATGGCATATTTGGCTGAGGTTTCTACCACCCAGTCAAAGTTTTCCTGTCCTACACTGGCTATATCAGCATCAGGGGCGGGATTACAAAAATCAATTGCATAAGGAATGCCATCCCGTACGGCAAATTCTACAGTATTAAAATCATAACCCAGATACTGATTGAGTTTGATAACGTAGTCATGAATTGTTTTGATTAGTTTTTCACTTGAAGGTTTATGATCTACTGCATATCTTAAATGAGCAGGATTACGTGGCTCATATTGCATAATACGTACATATTTTCCGCCAATACAATAACACCTGAAATATTCATCAAATTCAATTTCTTCCTGCAGCATCATCACGTATTGATGTGTCTGGCTATGTTTATCGAAAAACTCTTCTTTGTTGTTAAGCTTATAAACTTCTTTCCATCCGCCTCCATCAAAGGGTTTCATGTATGCAGGGAATCCGGTATAGCTGAAAATGTTGTCCCAGTCAAAAGGAAAAGCCAGATTGCTGAAAGAATTTTCTGTAGTGTCGTCTGGCCTGGCATGCGAAGGGATCAACGCTGTTTTGGGAACAGGTATTCCCAGCTTAACAGCCAGTGCGTTGTTGAAAAATTTCTCATCAGCACTCCACCAGAAAGGGTTATTGATAACTGCTGTACCTGTAATTGCAGCATTTTTTAAGGATGCTCTGTAAAAAGGGACATCCTGGGAAATACGATCAATAATTACAGCATAGTCCAAAGGTTCTGCCTGGAATATTTTATCAATATTCACAAATTCTGCCTTGAAGTCATTTCCCCCTAATTCATTTACACGCTTTACGAAGGCCTCAGGAAATGATCGTTCCTGTCCGAATAAAATACCTATTTTCTTCATAGAATTTTTTAATTAGGTGATGAAGCTTATATGATCTTGTTTATATTTTTGATAAGTATTCCGGAAACTGCTGTAACCAGACGGGCCAGTCATGGTCAGCATCAGGTCTGATATCCAGCCAGTGATTTATGTTTTTTTGATGAAGAATACCTGATAAACGTTCGTTAAATGGTTTACATATATCCCTGTCACCGGTGCCCAGTATAATTCCAATATTCCAGAGATCCGGATCCTGGTCACCTGGCAGGAAATCAACAGGATTATTATAATAAATATCACTGTCATAGAAACCATCAACCTGTGAACTGATATCAAAAGTTCCGCTCATGCTAAACAGATGGCTGACTAATGAAGGATGTTTGAATGCGAAATTTGCAGCGTGATAACCTCCAAAACTGCAGCCTGCCGTAATTACTTTTTGGTACCCGGTTTCACAGACAGCAAGAGGAAAAAGCTCCTGAGCAAGCATTTTATCATACCAGGTATGATTTTGCGCCCGGTCTGACGGGGAAATAGATTTGTTATACCAGCTCAGCGCATCGACACTGTCCGGACAATATATTTTGACTTTGCCTTCCTCAATCAGATGTTGTACCGAAGCAATCAGACCAAAGTCTTTTGTTTCATAATAACGCCCCTTACTGGTTGGGAAAAGAAAAACAGGATGTCCGCTATGTCCGTAAATCAGAAATTCTATGTCGCCGCTTAAATTAGGACTGTACCATTTTTTATATTCTTCTTTCACAGATTCCCTCTTTTGATGTATTGAATATAGACAAAACCCGTTCAAACCCCAAAAGGTTTTGCCGATTTATTCTTATTAAACAATAATTAGTTATTCTGTTTAGATATTTGTCTGAAAGCATCAACCGAATACGGTTAAATCCTGCTTACTGTTAAAAATATAGATACTTTATTACAGAGATTGTTAAATTTGCATCGAATTTGTGAGAAAGGGAATTCGTTGAATTATGTATAATACTGTGTCAGTCCTTGGGGCAAACCCCGTAATCCGTCAGTTGGAATCCGTTCATTTACAGCGGGTAGTGGAAATAGAGATATTTTATCCTTCCGGCTTACTTGGAAATGAAAAACTAAATTTATTGCTGTTGAACGACGGTCAGGATGCTGATGGATTAGATTTGAAGGAGACGCTGAATAATTTATACGAAGATCAGAAAATTGAGCCTGTAGTTGTGGTTGCCATTAAAGCGTCTGCAGACCGGCTTCAGGAATACGGAGTTGCAGGAGTTCCTGACTTTGCAGGAAGAGGAGGAAAGGCTGCGGATTATACCAGATTCATCACTTCAGAATTAATGCCTTTTATAGAAAAAGAAGCCGGAATGCCTTTTCTTGGTAAACGTGCCTTTGCCGGATGTTCACTTGGTGGACTTACAGCATTTGATATTGTCTGGAAGAATGATGGTTTTTTTGATATTGCCGGTGTCTTTTCAGGTTCTTTCTGGTGGAGGAAAAAAGATCTGAAAGATGGTTATACAGATAATGACCGGATTATGCATGAGGTTATCAGGGAAACTGAAAACCAGCCCTCAGTTAAGTTCTGGCTGATGACGGGTACAGAAGATGAAACTGCTGACCGCAACCGTAATTTCATCATTGACTCCATTGATGATACGATTGATATTATCAAGGAACTAACCAAAAAGGGTTATAAAAGACAGGATGACATTTTTTATTATGAAATGGTGGGAGGTAAGCATAATGTAGCTACCTGGGCTAAAGCTATTCCATCATTTTTATGCTGGGCTTTTGCCAGAAAAACGTTTTTGTAAAAGAAGATATTCATCTTAAGCCGGGGTTAAGACATCGCTTAGGGCCTGAATCTGATCTGACTGATGGATAAATATACCCTTTTGTTCATTTAATGATTGTGCCTGCATAACTTTTGCAACAGCCTCAACTTTGATGCTTCTGTATTTTTTCCATTTACCAATCAGTAACGGATTGATAATATGCATCAGCCTGTTCATCATGCCCTCTCCAAAACGTTGCTGAGATCTTTTACTATCCAGTAGAGAAGGACGGTAGATATGAATGCTTTTAAAAGGAACATCTTTGAGATCCCTCTCTACTTCTCCTTTAGTTTTATTATAGAAAAAAGAAGAGTTTTTATCTGCACCCATTGCGGAAACCAAATGATAACTTTCTGCGCCATTGGTTTGTGCGATCCAGGCGATATCCAGTGGGTACTGATAATCTATCCGACGGTATTCTTTCTGGTCGGGGGTCTGACTTTTTGTGGTTCCCAGGCAGCAGAAAACAGCATCTCCTTTAATTTCTGCTGAATAATCACTAAGGCGGTTAAAATCAATAACCAGCTGATTTAATTTAGGATGTTGTATGTTCAGATTTTTGCGGACCAGTACAAGGACTTCTGTATAATTATTATCATTTAATAAGTCCTGCAGCAGGCAACTGCCTATTGATCCACTGGCACCAGCCAGTATTGCTTTCCTCTTCTTCTCCATTTTAAACAGTCAGTGAGTTTAGATTAATATTTTAAATATCACGTTTTCTGTTAAAAGAATGGGTGTTATCATTTTCTTTCTTTGCGGATTATACGTTTTTGTGACAGAAATAAGTTTATCGGCCGAAAAGAAAATTGGCAATATCAAACATTTTTATGCTAAATATATTGACATTGCCCTAGTTAATAGGCTGATATATCAATTATTTACGTTATCTTTGCGCCAAAATTTAGGCGCATTTTATGCAAAAAATAAGAAACATAGCTATTATAGCACACGTTGACCACGGTAAAACTACATTGGTTGATAAGATTTTACACACTTGTTCTATTTTTCGTGACAACGAGCAGACAGGTGACTTAATACTTGACAATAACGACCTGGAAAGAGAACGTGGTATTACCATCGTATCTAAAAACGTTTCAGTAATGTATAAAGATGTTAAAATTAACATCATTGATACACCTGGTCACGCCGATTTTGGTGGTGAGGTTGAACGTGTATTAAAAATGGCTGATGGTGTATTGTTGTTATGTGATGCTTTTGAAGGTGCAATGCCTCAGACTCGTTTCGTAACTCAGAAAGCTTTGGCTTTAGGTTTGAAACCAATTGTTGTTGTAAATAAAGTAGATAAAGAAAACTGTCGTCCTGAAGAGGTTTATGAGCAGATTTTTGAATTGTTCTTTAACCTTGAAGCTACAGAAGATCAATTGGATTTCCCTGTAATCTATGGTTCATCTAAACAAGGATGGATGAGTACTGATTACACTAAACCAACTACAGATATTTTCCCTTTATTAGATGCGGTTGTTGCTAATATTCCAGCGCCGAAATTACTTGAGGGATCACTTCAGATGCAGATCACTTCGTTAGATTATTCATCTTTCGTAGGTCGTATCGCAGTTGGGCGTGTTCACCGCGGATCGATTAAAGAAAACCAGCCGGTTACTTTAATTAAACGTGATGGTAAAATGGTAAAATCAAGAGTAAAAGAATTATATACTTTCGAAGGATTGGGTAAAATTCGTACTACTGAAGTAAGTTCAGGTGATATCTGTGCAGTTGTAGGTATTGATGGATTTGATATCGGTGATACAATTGCTGATTTTGATGCTCCTGAGCAATTGCCTGTAATCAAGATTGATGAGCCGACAATGAACATGTTGTTCACGATCAATAACTCACCATTCTTTGGTAAAGAAGGTAAATTTGTTACATCTCAACGTATTAAAGAACGTTTGTACAAAGAGATGGAGAAAAATCTTGCACTGAAAGTTGTTGAAACTGAATCTCCTGATGCATATCTGGTATACGGAAGGGGTATTCTGCATTTATCAGTATTAATCGAGACTATGCGTCGCGAAGGATATGAAATTCAGGTAGGACAGCCACAGGTTATTATCAAAGAAATTGATGGTAAAAAATGTGAGCCGGTTGAGACGCTGATCGTAGATGTTCCTGGTGAAGTTGCTGGTAAAGTAATTGAGCTGGTTACTCAACGTAAAGGTGAATTACTGATCATGGAACCAAAAGGAGATTTACAGCATTTAGAGTTTGAAATCCCTGCACGTGGTATCATCGGATTGAGAAATAACGTGTTAACTGCTACAGGTGGTGAAGCGATTATGGCTCACCGTTTCAAAGCTTACGAGCCTTGGAAAGGTACTATTCCGGGAAGATTGAATGGTGTATTGGTTTCTATGGAAAAAGGAAGCACAACAGCTTATTCAATTGATAAATTACAGGATCGTGGTCGTTTCTTCGTTGATCCGGGTGTTGATGTTTATGAAGGTCAGATTATGGGTGAGCACATCCGTGATAATGATTTAGTAGTAAACATTGTTAAAGGAAAAGCTTTAACTAACATGCGTGCATCAGGTACAGATGATAGTAACCGTATTGCTCCTGCAATTAAGTTCTCTCTGGAAGAAGCGATGGAATATATCCAGGCTGATGAGTACATTGAAATCACTCCGTTAAGTATGCGTTTACGTAAAATCTATTTAACTGAGAACGAACGTAAAATCAAAGGTAAAAACTTATAATACCTTATAAAATAAGATGAAGCCCGTAAGCATTTGCTTACGGGCTTTTGTTTTTAAGCTAAATTTTGAGCTGACTGGGTAGTGTTTTTCCTGGGATTCATATTATAGATAAAAACTATGATAATCAGATTTAGTAATAGATAATTGTGTAATACTAACATATCTTTCCTGCAGAAATCATTTAAATTTTCAAATTTCTTAGTTTTGCTTTCAATAAAATAATATTATGGAATCTTTAAGAGGAAAAAATGCGCTGATTACAGGTGCAGGTAAAGGAATTGGTCGTGCTGTGGCTATAGCACTGGCACAGGAAGGTGTGAATGTGGGCCTGATTGCAAGAACAGCAGCTGATCTGCAAAATCTGGCTGAAGAGCTGAAAGCTTTTAATGTGCAGATTGCAATTGCTGCTGCAGACGTATCTTCCATTGATTCCGTGAATACAGCTGTTACAAAGATCAAAGCTGATTTAGGTGTAATTGATATTTTGATCAATAATGCCGGAACAAGTACTTTTGGTTCATTTATGGAACTGGAGCCTGCCAGATGGGAAGAAATTGTTAAAGTAAATTTATTTGGTGTTTATTATGTGACGCGTGCTGTTTTGCCTGAAATGATCGACAGAAAAACAGGTGATATCGTGAATATCTCTTCGACGGCAGGTCAGCGTGGAGCTCCGGTAACCAGTGCTTACAGTGCATCTAAATTTGGTTTAATCGGACTTTCTGAATCCCTGATGCAGGAAGTTCGCAAGCATAATATCAGAGTAACTACTTTAACGCCAAGTACAGTAGCGACTGATCTGGCAAAAGAGCTGAAACTTACCGATGGAAATCCTGACAAAGTTATGCAACCCGAAGATCTGGCAGAATTAATAGTTAGTCAATTGAAATTAAGCCGGAGAGTTTTTGTGAAGGAAGCCGGACTCTGGTCTACAAACCCATAATATGAAACGGATTCTATACCTGCTTGCGGCAGTTGTTTTATTGGTTGTTCTGCTTTTTGCCATGTTGTTTACCTGGCGCCCGGAACTGGTGCGGGTTGTGCGTTATCAATCGCCGGATGCCAATACCTATAAGATATTTCCGCAGGCTGTGATTCAGCCGTCAGATACGGCTTTTCATTTTGTAAAAGCTGCGGTAAACAGAGATGATCTGGATACCCTTCATGTGCTGAACTGGAAAAATGAATCCGTTCCTTTTACTACCTATCTTAAAGATGGGAAGGCTAATCTTTTTATGGTGATCCGGAATGATACCATTATCTATCAGAGATTTGCTCCCGGATATAGTGATACTACGCTGACTACACTTTTCTCTGTAGCGAAAACTATGGTTTCCATAATGGTTGGTGAAGCTCTTGAAGAAGGGAAAATCAAAAGCCTGGATGATAAACTGGTTAACTATGTTCCTGAATTAAAAGTGAATCCTGCATTTAACGGTATTACTTTAAAGAATTTGCTGGAAATGAAGTCTGGTCTGGAATTTAAGGATGTGTACGGTGGTTTGATAGCTGCATTTTTATCAGATGAAGCTAAATATTATTATACAGATGATATTAAAAAAGAGCTGATTAATGTCAAAGCAGCGAACGCACCCGGTACTGTCTGGAAGTATAAAAGTATTGATGCCTTTCTGCTGACCTGGGCTCTGGAAAATGCAACCGGAAAAAAAGCCGCCGCTTATTTCCAGGATAAGATCTGGAAAAAAATAGGTACTGCTTATCCGGCGGGTTTTGGTCTGGATCATGAAAATGGGTTGGCCAATACTGCCAGCAGATTTCAGTCTACAGCGATTGATCTGGCCAAGCTGGGCCGTCTGTATTTAAATAAGGGAAAGTATAATGGAAATCAGGTCATTTCTGCCGATTGGGTTATACAATCTGTTAATCTGGGGAATGACATCCCGGCAAACTCCAAAGGCTGGCAGAAGTCAGCGCATCATTATTTATGGTGGGTGCCTCAGCAGGGTATTAACGGAGATTATGCAGCAGAAGGTATGAGAGGACAAAGATTATATATTGATCCTTTAACCCGTACAATTATAGTCCAGTTTTCGGGTAAAGGGGCAGGGGGATATCCTTTCAGAAAGATCAGCCGTTATTTATCAGGTTTGCCGTTTACCTATCCGGCTGAATTGCCCTCAGAATCTGCTATAAGTCAATAAGAAGCTGTGTAGTCTCAATAAATTAAGAAACCGGATCAAATAATAATAACCAGGTGGTTGTTTTATTCAAATAAGAAACGGAAATAGGATTCAGGATTGTCCAGAAAACTTTTGGTCAGCTGATAATGCTCCGTATCCTTATAACTTGTTTCTTCAGGACCATTTTCAGTAAAATTATAAATACTGGCATTGGGATAACAGAGCAGCATAGGCGAGTGCGTAGCAATCAGAAACTGGGCTTTGCCTGATTTTTCCAGGTTGTTGATAATAGACATAAAAGTCATTAGCCTGTTGGGTGAAAGGGCGGCTTCGGGCTCATCCAGAATATAAATACCACTATGAAACTGATTGCTGAACAGAGAGAGAAAAGACTCTCCGTGAGATTGCTGATGAAGTGATTTTCCGCCATAAGCCCCTAATACACGTGCATCTTCAGCTGCTATTTCGTCGATATAATCTGCGAAATTAAAAAAGCTCTCTGCGCGCATGAAAAAGCCCTGATTTATGCGTTTGGGGGTCCATCCTAAAGTTAAATGTGAGCTCAATGGTGTTTCGTAACCATCGAAATTCTGTGCTGCGTTTAAATTATGATTGCGGTTTCCTCCTCTTAAACTGAATCCGCATTGCTCAGCAATAGCCTCCATTAAAGTTGATTTTCCCGAGCCGTTTTCTCCGACAAAGAAAGTGACGTTATTTCTCAGCGTCAGATTTATACCTTCCTTAAAAGCCGGAATAGCAAAAGGGTATTCGTCTATTGCGATTTTAGGTAGTGATATATGAGAAAGGAAAGGCATAGGCAGCAGAGATGAAGATCAGACAGATTAGTCGTTTGTTCTTTTATGCTTTACATAATACTGTGTCAGATTAACAGCTATCCAGAAGTGATTAATCAGGTTTGGGAGGAATCCGTAGTACTTTTGAAATATGCGGAAGCGTTCCTTTAAGCTGGCCAGATGTTTTTGTTTGGAAATACCTCCAACCAGATATTTAGCTACATAAAGCTGTGTATTCACAATGCTGGAAGCTTTTTTAGCTGCTTTAATGATCCAGTCGATATCCGAACTGTATTTATATTGCAGGTCATAGGGTTCTGTTAAGCTGCGTTTAACATAAATCGCCTGATGGCTGATGCTCATTCCATGTTTAAAACTGCGCCAGCTGAAACATTCAGGAGCACGGTGTCTTCTTTGTCCCAGGCTCTGCCAGTTATCATTAAACATTTCCGTTTCCCCATAATAAATATCTGCTCCGGGGGCAGTTTCAAATATTTCAGTCACAGTTTCAGGTGCATAAATCTCATCTCCCGAATTCATAAACAGGACATAATCTCCTGTTGCCAGTTTCAGACCCTTATTCATTGCATCATAAATTCCTTTGTCTTTTTCAGAGATGAACTGGCCGAGGCGGGATTTGTATTTATAGATAATATCTTTTGTCCCGTCAGTAGAAGCCCCGTCAATAATAATATACTCAATATTCGGGTACGTCTGATTTAATACAGAGCGCATAGTCCGTTCAATATCCCTTACATTATTATATACGATGGTAATGACACTAAGTTTTGGCTGCAGCATGAAGGATAAATATAATGAGTTAATGAGGATGTAAATTGATCAGAGACTGGTATAAACTGATATGTTTTTCAGCAATTACTTCTTCCGAAAAATGAGTAAGTATAGTTAGCCTGGCTTGTTTTTGAATTTCGGCAGCACTTTCCTCATGGTATAGCCATTCCATTCCGGTAGCCAGATCTTCTGAAGATTCATAGTCTGCCAGATAACCATTAACCAGATGCTCTACCATATCAGGAATTCCACCTGTTTTAAACGCGACTACGGGAGTTGCACAAGAAAGACTCTCCATAACCGTATTCGGAAGATTATCTTCCAGAGAGGGGGTGATAAACGCGTCAGCAGCAGAATAACATTTAGCCAGGTGATCGTCATTATCTATTTTGCCCAGAAAGGTTGTTTTAAATGGGAAAACGGGCATGTCTGTATTATCCTTATTGCCGAAAATGAGCAGTTCGATGTTTTCTTTTACAATGCCGGGTCTGTTTGCCAGGTCGTTCATGGCCTCAATCAGGTAGGTTGTGCCTTTATGTTTGTCATTTTTAGAGGGCATAAAGCCACTCATTAAGACGAATTTCTCAGGGGATATCTTTAGTAGTTTTTTGGCCTCCGCTTTTACATAAGGCTTAAAAACATTTGTTTCAATAGTATTGGGGATAACGGTTACTTCCCTTGCCCCCATGAGGCTGCTGAATTTTACAGATCTGGCCATCCAGTGGCTTGGAGCGACGATATGAAAGGGGAGGTTTGCGTATCCCTTTTTTTTGCTTACCCAGTTCCAGTGGGAGATGTCGTTTTTACCGCTTATTTTCAGCAGTGGACAAAAGCCGCATTGCTTATGAAAATTCTCGCAGGAGTAGCGTACATGGCATCCGCCGGTAAAGGCGTTGCTGTCATGAAAAGTCCATACGATTGGTTTGTCCAGTTCTTCCAGTTCGGCCAGGTCCTTAGGTCTTAAAAAGCCATGATTGATCCAGTGAATATGAATGAGATCGGCTTCCTGCAGTGCTTTGCTGGAGATTACAGATCTGCCAAACCATTGTAAAGAAAAAGGAGTTTTAAGGGCTTTGGTGAGG
This portion of the Pedobacter lusitanus genome encodes:
- a CDS encoding ATP-grasp domain-containing protein — translated: MKKIGILFGQERSFPEAFVKRVNELGGNDFKAEFVNIDKIFQAEPLDYAVIIDRISQDVPFYRASLKNAAITGTAVINNPFWWSADEKFFNNALAVKLGIPVPKTALIPSHARPDDTTENSFSNLAFPFDWDNIFSYTGFPAYMKPFDGGGWKEVYKLNNKEEFFDKHSQTHQYVMMLQEEIEFDEYFRCYCIGGKYVRIMQYEPRNPAHLRYAVDHKPSSEKLIKTIHDYVIKLNQYLGYDFNTVEFAVRDGIPYAIDFCNPAPDADIASVGQENFDWVVETSAKYAIERAKAQIDGQDNLTWGEYIKSAIAGKSLTAKSTPAKTASVKTPPATKSATKSPASAQKTKPAATGKAAAKKK
- a CDS encoding esterase family protein gives rise to the protein MKEEYKKWYSPNLSGDIEFLIYGHSGHPVFLFPTSKGRYYETKDFGLIASVQHLIEEGKVKIYCPDSVDALSWYNKSISPSDRAQNHTWYDKMLAQELFPLAVCETGYQKVITAGCSFGGYHAANFAFKHPSLVSHLFSMSGTFDISSQVDGFYDSDIYYNNPVDFLPGDQDPDLWNIGIILGTGDRDICKPFNERLSGILHQKNINHWLDIRPDADHDWPVWLQQFPEYLSKI
- a CDS encoding alpha/beta hydrolase, which codes for MYNTVSVLGANPVIRQLESVHLQRVVEIEIFYPSGLLGNEKLNLLLLNDGQDADGLDLKETLNNLYEDQKIEPVVVVAIKASADRLQEYGVAGVPDFAGRGGKAADYTRFITSELMPFIEKEAGMPFLGKRAFAGCSLGGLTAFDIVWKNDGFFDIAGVFSGSFWWRKKDLKDGYTDNDRIMHEVIRETENQPSVKFWLMTGTEDETADRNRNFIIDSIDDTIDIIKELTKKGYKRQDDIFYYEMVGGKHNVATWAKAIPSFLCWAFARKTFL
- a CDS encoding oxidoreductase, whose amino-acid sequence is MEKKRKAILAGASGSIGSCLLQDLLNDNNYTEVLVLVRKNLNIQHPKLNQLVIDFNRLSDYSAEIKGDAVFCCLGTTKSQTPDQKEYRRIDYQYPLDIAWIAQTNGAESYHLVSAMGADKNSSFFYNKTKGEVERDLKDVPFKSIHIYRPSLLDSKRSQQRFGEGMMNRLMHIINPLLIGKWKKYRSIKVEAVAKVMQAQSLNEQKGIFIHQSDQIQALSDVLTPA
- the typA gene encoding translational GTPase TypA, which codes for MQKIRNIAIIAHVDHGKTTLVDKILHTCSIFRDNEQTGDLILDNNDLERERGITIVSKNVSVMYKDVKINIIDTPGHADFGGEVERVLKMADGVLLLCDAFEGAMPQTRFVTQKALALGLKPIVVVNKVDKENCRPEEVYEQIFELFFNLEATEDQLDFPVIYGSSKQGWMSTDYTKPTTDIFPLLDAVVANIPAPKLLEGSLQMQITSLDYSSFVGRIAVGRVHRGSIKENQPVTLIKRDGKMVKSRVKELYTFEGLGKIRTTEVSSGDICAVVGIDGFDIGDTIADFDAPEQLPVIKIDEPTMNMLFTINNSPFFGKEGKFVTSQRIKERLYKEMEKNLALKVVETESPDAYLVYGRGILHLSVLIETMRREGYEIQVGQPQVIIKEIDGKKCEPVETLIVDVPGEVAGKVIELVTQRKGELLIMEPKGDLQHLEFEIPARGIIGLRNNVLTATGGEAIMAHRFKAYEPWKGTIPGRLNGVLVSMEKGSTTAYSIDKLQDRGRFFVDPGVDVYEGQIMGEHIRDNDLVVNIVKGKALTNMRASGTDDSNRIAPAIKFSLEEAMEYIQADEYIEITPLSMRLRKIYLTENERKIKGKNL
- a CDS encoding 3-ketoacyl-ACP reductase; this translates as MESLRGKNALITGAGKGIGRAVAIALAQEGVNVGLIARTAADLQNLAEELKAFNVQIAIAAADVSSIDSVNTAVTKIKADLGVIDILINNAGTSTFGSFMELEPARWEEIVKVNLFGVYYVTRAVLPEMIDRKTGDIVNISSTAGQRGAPVTSAYSASKFGLIGLSESLMQEVRKHNIRVTTLTPSTVATDLAKELKLTDGNPDKVMQPEDLAELIVSQLKLSRRVFVKEAGLWSTNP
- a CDS encoding serine hydrolase domain-containing protein, whose product is MKRILYLLAAVVLLVVLLFAMLFTWRPELVRVVRYQSPDANTYKIFPQAVIQPSDTAFHFVKAAVNRDDLDTLHVLNWKNESVPFTTYLKDGKANLFMVIRNDTIIYQRFAPGYSDTTLTTLFSVAKTMVSIMVGEALEEGKIKSLDDKLVNYVPELKVNPAFNGITLKNLLEMKSGLEFKDVYGGLIAAFLSDEAKYYYTDDIKKELINVKAANAPGTVWKYKSIDAFLLTWALENATGKKAAAYFQDKIWKKIGTAYPAGFGLDHENGLANTASRFQSTAIDLAKLGRLYLNKGKYNGNQVISADWVIQSVNLGNDIPANSKGWQKSAHHYLWWVPQQGINGDYAAEGMRGQRLYIDPLTRTIIVQFSGKGAGGYPFRKISRYLSGLPFTYPAELPSESAISQ
- a CDS encoding AAA family ATPase: MPFLSHISLPKIAIDEYPFAIPAFKEGINLTLRNNVTFFVGENGSGKSTLMEAIAEQCGFSLRGGNRNHNLNAAQNFDGYETPLSSHLTLGWTPKRINQGFFMRAESFFNFADYIDEIAAEDARVLGAYGGKSLHQQSHGESFLSLFSNQFHSGIYILDEPEAALSPNRLMTFMSIINNLEKSGKAQFLIATHSPMLLCYPNASIYNFTENGPEETSYKDTEHYQLTKSFLDNPESYFRFLFE
- a CDS encoding glycosyltransferase family 2 protein gives rise to the protein MLQPKLSVITIVYNNVRDIERTMRSVLNQTYPNIEYIIIDGASTDGTKDIIYKYKSRLGQFISEKDKGIYDAMNKGLKLATGDYVLFMNSGDEIYAPETVTEIFETAPGADIYYGETEMFNDNWQSLGQRRHRAPECFSWRSFKHGMSISHQAIYVKRSLTEPYDLQYKYSSDIDWIIKAAKKASSIVNTQLYVAKYLVGGISKQKHLASLKERFRIFQKYYGFLPNLINHFWIAVNLTQYYVKHKRTND
- a CDS encoding glycosyltransferase, which codes for MKVIHLNTYEGNGGAGRACLRLSDALQTSGVESRVMVYYQFKESSKADSFSKNPFQKGKAIFNILSERYLAKGLTKALKTPFSLQWFGRSVISSKALQEADLIHIHWINHGFLRPKDLAELEELDKPIVWTFHDSNAFTGGCHVRYSCENFHKQCGFCPLLKISGKNDISHWNWVSKKKGYANLPFHIVAPSHWMARSVKFSSLMGAREVTVIPNTIETNVFKPYVKAEAKKLLKISPEKFVLMSGFMPSKNDKHKGTTYLIEAMNDLANRPGIVKENIELLIFGNKDNTDMPVFPFKTTFLGKIDNDDHLAKCYSAADAFITPSLEDNLPNTVMESLSCATPVVAFKTGGIPDMVEHLVNGYLADYESSEDLATGMEWLYHEESAAEIQKQARLTILTHFSEEVIAEKHISLYQSLINLHPH